Part of the Mya arenaria isolate MELC-2E11 chromosome 8, ASM2691426v1 genome, CGGCTGAAATAGTTAGCTGGGAATTTCAAGCTCTGTTGTTTCAAAAAAGACGGTTAAGCATTTTGATTCTTTGACGTAATGTTTTAAAAGGGtaaagttaattattaaaaaaataacaggtCATGAGACTTTCTAGAACTTGTTGAGtttgcttcaaaacaatgatgttaCATTTTTCACGGTCAAACcagtatgttaaaataataataccataTAGCTATTTCAGTGCAGTTTGAATACCTATGTGATCAATgatgtattatttctgaaaccatttatatttcttgttactctgataccagaatataacaaaaatgatgaaaaataaatgaaataaaggaatTGTTCTTGTCTCCCGAGTGATGTCGTCTTTATAGAAACAAATGAAATCGAGGAAGGGTAATTAAAGTTTGAATAGATATTTAAACTTTGGTCTAGAATCCTGGAAATGAAACacattatgaaatttaaagctgatcatagtttgaatCGATGTTCATTAGGGTATTGCTagcttaaataaaaatgttatacgaTCACACTATACCTTTATAGGGTACATAGCggtatatttttaagtttaattctGCCAAAACATTATAGTTCAATAAGCTGTGTCCTCTGAGATTTTGTACTTATCTAGAAACTTCAAAATGGAATGCATAAACTAGTACACTCCAAGataattttaaactaaacaacccaaaccatttcaaatgaatattttattaaacatattcgTAGATGCATTCCAGGTGTATACTTCACGCATACAGTTGTCGTTATCATTGTTCATAAACACAAATTGCAACTGAAGCACAAATGCAAAAATGTCCTGTTCGGTGTTGAAATGGTcctttttgcaaaaaaaaaacaaacaacactcGTCTGATTACTTTTAAAATACTGTTTATCCTTAAACGCGATACAGAAATATCTCGGATTATTTACTCAAATATGATCATTTGACCTTAACACCGAACAAGCAACGAGCACATTAATTCTTACGTTGCAATTCTTGCTTATTTACCAAGGCAATGTCACTTttgttatgtataaaaataataatttatcaaGTTCTAGCGGTCTCTTAAGAAATGTtaagtatatattaaatataataaataaattaataacaattaaatacgCATCGTCCGTTTTTTGTAAAGCGTATAGCATAGATCATAATTAATGCAGCCAAGCGACATTTGCCATGTTGATGTGTCGACCCCCATCATCAACAATGATTATCAACATGTTATCAACCCATGTAAAAGTACACACTCTAAACAAACCAAGGAATGTTCATTGATAAACGTTTGAACTATTAATCACTGTAAGCACTATCTGTTATGCTATGCACTATTAATTATCGTCAATTAACGTCACAGTACATAGTTTGGGTGTCTCATCTTTTAAAGTTAAGCTACTAGAATATGATGTCCATGTCTCATCCAATAAAGTCAAAGTACATCGTTTCAAGCATGAAGACCCCGTTGACACATATAGCAATCATGCGGCTCGGGCCGAGGCAGGGCTGCCTAGTCTTGTGCATACAGGGCGAACAGGGAACGGGCAAATTACAGTTACGGTGAAGTCGGCATCCTTCTGAAAgacaaaatgcattttactaTTTAAGAAGCGCCGAATAgcttgttgttatattttatgagCTATCATACCGATGAGCACATGAAAACAAATGGGTACGCTTTGATTTTCGATAGAACGTTTATTACCTCTAAGAATTATAGAAATGGAGCACATCAGGGCCCATGAATACGAACAGTTTCTATTCCGAATCATTTATTTCGAGGACAAACCATCTGTATTCAATTTCTTTCATGaagaatattcaaataatatttatcatttcaaatataaataaaattaaatattattctaCATCATCAGCCCTGATAGGaaaaaagttacaatgaaaGCATGATTTGCTGTTTTGGTCTTGATTCTGAATTgagacttaagatgtttcgtTAAGATGTTTACTAAATATGGGCCTTGGACCATTGGTTAATAAATCTAAGTTTAACGTATCCATTAAAACCGTAATTAAAATTCAAACCCGGTTCAAAACATTTCGCATATTAAATAAGGTCGCCGTTTTGCGAAAGATAATAGCATTCTAACCAGAATCAtaataaacaaaagcaaaaagaaaatacaaaaaaaaatcggaaatcacaagaaaatatgtatttaaaaaatggtgaaaaatacCAACCGCCAAAACGAAATCCTTTCTGTGGTGAATTAATTGGTGATGATTGTCCAAAATCTTCGATAGGTCGGTGTTGGAATAACGTGTTAGGTTCAGTGTATCTGGTACTTCTGTCATTGCCTCGACTTTGTGTATTAGTAGGCTGTCGTAGGTGTCTGTTTGAAATAGGTGGTCTGCCGGTGGCGTCACTTAAATCTAAGAGCAATACATTTGGAGTTCTACTGACTTGTGGCTGTGTCCTTTGTATATTGCTTATCTTCTCTACTCTAGGCCTTGGAGTGGATTGCTTCCGTCTTGCACGTATTATTGTAATTCTTCTTGATGTTTGCCGATTAGTATTACCagtctttttcttcttttccgGAACGGTTTGGCTAGCGGTCTTTGCTTTTTCCACTGGGCTCGGGGTATTTGCCGTTCTCAATGGCGGTCTCTTGTTTGCAACCACAGGTTGAACTAATTTTTGATGCACTACATCTTGTACATTTGACTCACGCAATACTGGTTCATGTTTGAATTGTCGCTTTGGTCCATGTACTTTTCTTTGCATTTCCTCGTCCCACGGCCAGGTTCCTGAGTAAtcacaataaaatgttataaagtgAAGAGGTGCATTCTCCGGTAGTTCATCTGGACTATCAGCATTCCATAGCATATTAACAGCCTCAGCGTAATCATCTCCATATAGTTTTGGGTCTTCAGAAGTGATTCGGAGAACACCAGAGCAAGGTGTGGATTTGGGTGGATTTGAAGATACATCTAGACAGAACGGGCGACACGTTCGTCCACAATAGTCAAACGCATATACTATTACATCCGTATAATTTGATTCAGGCGATTTTACACCGAGGTAAGTTGTTGCTGACGATAACGCGTGTCTTTGGTCTAAGACCGTAAAGTCTTTGTATTTCCCATAATAATTTAACCCATACGATTCAACATATATTTTCCTTGCCACTGCACTAGTCACTTTACAATTAGGATATGAAGCTAAATGTTCTGTTATATTTCTATTGACAGAAATTGTAGAAAACACATCAGTAGTCATCACAGGTTTATTATTTAGCACTGGAAATGCTTTATAATTTGTAAACTCAGGCGGTCTTTGAAGAACTATTTTTACGGGAATGTATGCCCATTTACGAATATCACAGTATTGGttgattgaaaatgtattttgaacagCCCTAGTAAGATGCGCTTCAACGCAAACTTCAACATGATTGTCTTTCAGAGGATTCAGTTCTTCTTGCGATAGACTTACACATGCAGGATATGAACGCGAAGAGTCACACCTAAGATATTTCGATATACATGTAGGATGACTCCTGGTACAAACTGGTGAAGGGTCATACTTTACTAAATCAGCAATAACATTGCTTAAAGCGTCAACATTTCTCAAGTCTCCAAAACCGATAGCAGCATCAGGCGCATGATTATCATCTCCCCAGTTTGATTCGGGGTAGTCCGTTTCTGGATCTATCCCTATCATCTTTTGTCTGGTTCTAAACTCTTCCCATAGGTAATCGACAAATGAATGGTGAAGATAGAACACTGGGTCTTCGGCACTCTGGCTTAAATCATCCATATTGCCTCCCATCCATACATGCAGCGCGTTATGTTGCAACTCTAAATTGTACTGCTTAGGAGCACTTGGATACGTTATATGAGCGGTTCTGTTGCGAGATAAAATTCCATGAATGCCATCATTTGTCATTAATGACCCAGACGCTCCAATATTTCTTGTAAGAATTGTGTCTGTTGAATACACCTTGAAGTTGGCAAAGGGACCGGTGGTAACAAAACCATCACCATTGCCAAGAAATTGTTCTGACCAAACAATAGATTTTGTAGGGTCTTCCATTTCATTGTCGAGATTTGATGCCCAGTAGGGAATGGATACCGACGGGTCTTTTAGGCGTAGTGCTGTTTCAAAACTGTAAAAAGGGGAAACAATTACAAACAGAACACATACCCTCTAGTTCAACTACCCAATGGACTGAATGACATTAACCTTATCACAGTACATTACATTCATTTTCAGGCGTGGCGATCAAGTACTTTTTAATAAGGAATACCACTTTCAAAACGGTGATAATTCTGTCTACAATCAACATACATTTCTTGATACTTACATTAATAAAAGAATTCTGTGCCATCCTGGGAATGCTGCTCCAAAATGTGCCATGGGAATAACATCCCCTGCATGAAGTTCAGCAATTGCAGAGTAAACGTTTGGCTCCAGTGTCTGTAATTCACAAACTTAACGCATCATTATGGCTTTATTGCTTCGGTTGATGATTAATTACAAGGTGATATAACagacaaacaaatatgtttttcttgtttaagtgtaagatcgcaaGTGAGCATCAGTGCCAGCCAGttacgatcttacacttaaacaaacaagtattaTGATGTAATAAcgcaaataaaaatacatatagaaCTCGGTTTATGTTTGTCCTCTGCTGTATCACATGATGATGTTAAGCTGAAAATTCCATATTAGTATATTATTGTTCCAAATCTCTTTGAACCACCAAagagcattttttaaaaaaatttaCATTATCATATATCAGTTGTAGTAACAAGACATTCATATCATTCATATTCAAACATTAGTTAGTAATGTGTTTAATCTTATTAACTTTATGCGTTGTCATTTTGTATTGGGTTTAGACgatgtttaaaattcaaaaatgcccaaaataaatttaacatatattcttACCGTATCTTCTTTTAATGCTTGAATGGCCTTATGAAATCTATCCCTTTCGTCATCTGTCATCATTCGATACTCCTTACGTATCCTCGGAAACTGTTCCTTCGATGGGTCAACGGCGATCTGTAGCAGACGATCAAGATAGTCACGTGTTTCTCGTGTGACGTTGTGTCCCATTTGCTCTGCCATTTGCCACATTACTCGCTGCATGCATTCCCAGAAAATCTGTTCgcctgaaacatattttttcaatgttataaaCCGCATATTCCAAATGTCCCTCAGCATCTCCATATGCATAACTACTCCTACCCATTCACAGCCAGGATGgtgcttgtgtttattttcGTGTTCATCGTTGAGTTtgctttttgtgttttaatttaaaaatatttaggAAGGAACTATgcattatttgtataataagCCTTTATCCGcgtttaatatgaaaaatactttttgaatgtaaaaatgtgaTGAGTCGCGACTTTAAATATTGAGTCAATATATTCACGAACGTCTTGGTTaagatatattgttttcaaattccatatacaattttattgttcgcatttttttttaaaagaaaaggtCCAGATAATAAGGTATCATCATAAACACATACTTTATTATTAACAGTATTACATTAAGAGTCTTGAAACTTAAGTGAATAAAATGCgaatttattttgcaataaaaacatggAAACGGAATATctaaaagttgaaaatattgtgaaactatcaaaataacacaacataaacagaacagaatggccccaatttctcgaaacttcttaagcttaacaggctgaagtaacttatttcaattagccaaaatacaaatttaaattaaaatttgataaatgaaaaatggttaattttgattatcataaagataatgcctatttaaagtattaaaagtCTTCAAGAAGTCAATATAATGCAATTTTTTGAAatccaaaaatagtgagcttagcttaatcctgttataagtgacttaagaagttttgagaaattaaCGATTGTTAACGATTTCTTACactaaacattttatcattgacactcttattcaaaatcactacctataatacatgtttaacaaacattaattttgagcgataaacctttaactacatacttaataatacatttatggaaactattaattactgataacaacattgtaacCGTGTAACAAATTCAATAGCAGAAAACGCGAAAATTATTAAACGATTGGTGAGTGgaaaaagatttactgtgatctactattttTTCATAAAGGTAAAAATATCTTGTTCTCTGTACCTTTCACATTAATCTCGGTACCCCTCATaagcattttgttttacatttattcattctttttggtctattaaaacaattgtatttattgtggtaaatcttatttgggaataagagtgcatcttttaagaCTGACAATAAGAACATTACAGAACAGAGATTTATTTATACTAATGCAAATGTACATAGTCTTAACATATGCATTGATTCAATTTGATATATGTAACATGGTTAAAGGACTTACCCGGTACGTCGGAAATGTTGTGCATCATCCTAGCACCGTTGAAATGGATTTTGACTCCATCCGGCATCGGAAGCTTGCGAATCATACATGAGACGAGGAGGAAGTAGCTGATTGATACCAGGAAACATGATTGGCCAATGTGCATCTGAAAAACAGTACGCGGGCGGAGCAATGAATACACTTCAccaatatcaattttcaatgaATACATACACTGAACTAAAAACAGTTCAAAGGGATGTAAtctaaaaagtaattaatttgaataaatatggcgcttttttgttcaaatttctCCAGTTTTTGACAACAAACAATGTTTGGCGTTTTTCAGATAGAGAGATACCTCGAGTTTAAGTATGTTAAAAACCCCAATTCAAAGCCAACATTGCATAAAGTGATCGGATATCCTATTTGGTACAAAAAGAGTTATCACTCGGTTAATGGCTAAAATACGCCAAAAAAGCCCGTTTGGTTCGTTATAGACATTGCTGGTCGTTTTCGTTAAATCGATCGAACTGATTTGCTAttaacatattcaaatataatatatagatttggttgtccggttagcgcagtggttagcacactcgcttctcaccaaggcgacccgtcGGGTTCGATTActggcctgggcgcatgtgaatttggttagtggtcaccaagccggacaagtgggttttctcctggttctccggtttcccccacaacacaagacaacactctcgcgcaacatcgtgccaacgagagtgattaatataagttgttatagcttgtttcacaatcgttgtaaaattaaatgaagtttaaactaaatataatataatttgaaaagaaagttGTTAAGTGTATGTATGCTAGTTTTGAATGAGTTTTAACGGGGTTTATGCTGAGTAAAAGGATgattgtcatttaattcaaaagtaTGATGACACAGTTCTAAAGCCTCAAAGTATAAGGAAAAATACATTAATGAAATTACTGAAGTAAtgcaattatattattttcaatctaTTGTTTTCcagtcatttattttcactgttCTAGCACAGCCCGACGAAAATCTGTACATTATTTGCATAAGTAGTTGTTGGAAAAACAAACATCcctatttcaagaaaatgacaTTACGGTCTAAGATTTCCAAGTTCTTTTTTACAGAAATTAGAAAAGCTCTCTATATTTCTTTCTGTAGTATAGTTTTGTGATTTTTACTTTCAGAAGGGTTTTTGGACTTTAAAATGAagttatctttatgataatctcgaaaaactgtttttaatttagtaaaatgaaGATTAAGTAATTGGATGAGTTAAATAGTCTGCTTAAGCTTGTTACGTTAAAACTTTCGGGACATTGAGTCCAGAATGTCCGcctatttgtttttgatttgtttctgcccctaagtaaatatttaagatgtATTTACTAATTAATGTTGACATTCATTTTCTTTGATTTATGTAGTCATccacataaaaacattttgcataTTGTGTATTCAATTAGCGCTGTCACCTCAAGAAAAAAACCCGGCCATACAGATATGTTTTAACAAAGACTTTGTCTCATTCGCAT contains:
- the LOC128244869 gene encoding uncharacterized protein LOC128244869; translation: MHIGQSCFLVSISYFLLVSCMIRKLPMPDGVKIHFNGARMMHNISDVPGEQIFWECMQRVMWQMAEQMGHNVTRETRDYLDRLLQIAVDPSKEQFPRIRKEYRMMTDDERDRFHKAIQALKEDTTLEPNVYSAIAELHAGDVIPMAHFGAAFPGWHRILLLIFETALRLKDPSVSIPYWASNLDNEMEDPTKSIVWSEQFLGNGDGFVTTGPFANFKVYSTDTILTRNIGASGSLMTNDGIHGILSRNRTAHITYPSAPKQYNLELQHNALHVWMGGNMDDLSQSAEDPVFYLHHSFVDYLWEEFRTRQKMIGIDPETDYPESNWGDDNHAPDAAIGFGDLRNVDALSNVIADLVKYDPSPVCTRSHPTCISKYLRCDSSRSYPACVSLSQEELNPLKDNHVEVCVEAHLTRAVQNTFSINQYCDIRKWAYIPVKIVLQRPPEFTNYKAFPVLNNKPVMTTDVFSTISVNRNITEHLASYPNCKVTSAVARKIYVESYGLNYYGKYKDFTVLDQRHALSSATTYLGVKSPESNYTDVIVYAFDYCGRTCRPFCLDVSSNPPKSTPCSGVLRITSEDPKLYGDDYAEAVNMLWNADSPDELPENAPLHFITFYCDYSGTWPWDEEMQRKVHGPKRQFKHEPVLRESNVQDVVHQKLVQPVVANKRPPLRTANTPSPVEKAKTASQTVPEKKKKTGNTNRQTSRRITIIRARRKQSTPRPRVEKISNIQRTQPQVSRTPNVLLLDLSDATGRPPISNRHLRQPTNTQSRGNDRSTRYTEPNTLFQHRPIEDFGQSSPINSPQKGFRFGEGCRLHRNCNLPVPCSPCMHKTRQPCLGPSRMIAICVNGVFMLETMYFDFIG